The following proteins are co-located in the Manihot esculenta cultivar AM560-2 chromosome 7, M.esculenta_v8, whole genome shotgun sequence genome:
- the LOC110619134 gene encoding pentatricopeptide repeat-containing protein At1g63330 isoform X1 — protein sequence MHFLYQRAESLPFPILFSFPISDPSLKPTDERSMMMKMPWRRKSRSFHLQLQGAIGTIQSPFLFLFTNYCHSSTSTLEDARFLTNNFKSASFTHLDDAIASFNHVIHKHPLPSRVPFNRFLSALVKMKQYHTVLSMSKTIELVGISHDVYSLNILINCFCHLHLVDFGFSVFGKMLKFGLEPTTVTFNTFINGLCMESKIDKAVEFFDDMVARGYQPDAYTYNVIVNGMCKFGKTNVAIGLLKGMADRGCEPDVVTYNAIIDALCKDELVGEALELFSQMRNKGISPDVITYNGLIHGVCKLGQKNQALALMNEMVEQNILPNVYTFNVLIDALCKDGMVSEAQNTFNVMIQRGVEPDVVTYNSLIDGLCISDQFKEALALLKEMVGRNISPNVVTFNILIDTLCKKGLVSNAQNIFKIMIQRGVEPTVITYSSLMDGYCLGNQIDKARKLFDLMVTNEIADIFSYNILINGYCKCKMIDDAKDIFGEMSHKGLVPDAVTYCTLIKGMFQAGRPQNAKELFKDMYSHGQQPNIVTFSIMIDGLCRLGNLDEALTLLKAMEKSQLKPNLLIYSSLINGMCKVGKINDAMELFSSLFEIGLQPDVYVYSAIMKGLCQQGLMDEAYKVFKDMEKVGCLPNNCCYNIIIQGFLKHEDLPKASELINEMVDKGFSADATTTELVVHLSQNNDLILSKLRNRSEASKAMQ from the exons ATGCATTTCCTTTACCAGCGGGCAGAGAGCCTTCCTTTTCcgattctc ttctCATTCCCAATCTCCGATCCATCCCTAAAACCAACTGACGAGAGatcgatgatgatgaagatgccttggaggaggaagagcaggagcttccatcttcagctacaaggggcaattggtaccattcaatctccattcctattcttatttaccaattattgccattcttctacttccacacttgaagatgcacgcttcttgacaaataacttcaaatctgcTTCTTTTACCCACCTTGATGATGCCATTGCTTCCTTCAATCATGTAATTCATAAGCATCCTCTGCCTTCTAGGGTTCCATTTAATAGATTCTTATCTGCCCTTGTGAAAATGAAACAATATCACACTGTCCTTTCCATGTCCAAAACAATTGAATTGGTAGGAATCTCTCACGATGTTTATTCTCTTAAcatcttaattaattgcttCTGCCACTTACATCTTGTGGATTTTGGCTTCTCTGTTTTTGGTAAGATGCTCAAATTCGGATTGGAGCCTACCACTGTGACATTTAATACCTTTATCAATGGGCTCTGTATGGAGAGTAAAATCGATAAAGCAGTGGAATTTTTCGATGATATGGTTGCACGTGGTTATCAACCTGATGCTTATACTTATAATGTGATAGTAAACGGAATGTGTAAATTTGGGAAAACAAACGTGGCTATTGGGCTGCTAAAGGGAATGGCTGATAGAGGTTGTGAGCCAGATGTTGTGACATACAATGCAATCATTGACGCCCTTtgcaaagatgagctagttggtGAGGCTTTAGAGCTCTTCTCTCAAATGAGGAATAAGGGCATTTCACCTGATGTCATAACTTACAATGGTTTAATTCATGGTGTTTGCAAATTAGGCCAAAAGAACCAAGCTTTGGCCTTGATGAATGAAATGGTGGAGCAGAACATATTACCAAATGTTTATACCTTCAATGTATTGATTGATGCTCTTTGTAAGGATGGAATGGTTTCAGAGGCTCAAAATACATTCAAtgtaatgattcaaagaggtgtagAGCCTGATGTGGTCACCTACAATTCCTTAATTGATGGTCTTTGCATTTCAGACCAATTCAAGGAAGCTTTGGCCTTGTTGAAAGAAATGGTGGGGAGGAACATATCCCCTAATGTTGTTACCTTCAATATATTGATCGACACTCTTTGTAAGAAAGGACTGGTTTCAAATGCACAAAATATATTCAAgataatgattcaaagaggtgtggAACCTACTGTTATCACTTATAGTTCATTGATGGATGGATATTGTCTAGGCAACCAAATTGATAAGGCTAGAAAGCTATTTGATCTTATGGTGACCAATGAAATAGCTGACATTTTTAGCTACAACATTTTGATCAATGGATATTGTAAGTGCAAAATGATAGATGATGCAAAGGATATTTTTGGTGAAATGTCTCATAAAGGTTTAGTTCCTGATGCTGTTACTTATTGTACTCTTATAAAGGGTATGTTTCAAGCAGGGAGGCCCCAAAATGCAAAAGAGCTCTTTAAGGATATGTACTCTCATGGTCAACAGCCAAATATAGTAACTTTCTCAATTATGATTGATGGCTTGTGTAGACTGGGGAATCTTGATGAGGCACTcacactattgaaagcaatggaGAAAAGTCAGTTGAAGCCTAATCTTTTGATCTATAGCAGTCTGATCAATGGTATGTGCAAGGTTGGGAAGATTAATGATGCCATGGAACTTTTTTCTAGTCTTTTTGAAATTGGTTTACAAcctgatgtttatgtatatagtGCAATTATGAAAGGACTCTGCCAACAAGGATTAATGGATGAAGCGTATAAGGTATTTAAAGACATGGAAAAGGTAGGATGTTTACCAAATAATTGTTGTTATAATATCATCATTCAAGGGTTTCTCAAGCATGAGGATTTACCAAAAGCATCAGAACTAATCAACGAAATG GTTGATAAGGGGTtctctgctgatgctactacCACAGAATTGGTAGTACATTTATCGCAGAATAATGATCTCATTCTAAGCAAACTACGAAATCGTTCTGAGGCTTCTAAAGCTATGCAATGA
- the LOC110619134 gene encoding putative pentatricopeptide repeat-containing protein At1g12700, mitochondrial isoform X2 — MMMKMPWRRKSRSFHLQLQGAISTIQSPFLFLFTNYCHSSTSTLEDARFLTNNFKSASFTRLDDAIASFNHVIHKHPLPSRIPFNRFLSALVKMKQYHTVISMSKTIELVGISHDVYSLNILINCFCHLHLVDFGFSVFGKMLKFGLEPTTVTFNTFINGLCRESKIDKAVEFFDDMVARGYQPDAYTYNVIVNGMCKFGKTNVAIGLLKGMADRGCEPDVVTYNAIIDALCKDELVGEALEFFSKMRNKGISPDVITYTGLIHGVCKLGQKNQALALMNEMVEQNLLPNVYTFNVLIDALCKDGMVSEAQNTFIVMIQRGVEPDVVTYNSLIDGLCISDQFKEALTLLKEMVGRNISPDVFTFNILIDTLCKKGLVSNAQNIFKIMIQRGVEPTVITYSSLMDGYCLGNQIDKARKLFDLMVTNDVADIFSYNILINGYCKCKMIDDAKDIFGEMSHKGLVPDVVTYCTLIKGMFQAGRPQNAKELFKDMYSHGQQPNIVTFSIMIDGLCRQGNLDEALTLLKAMEKSQLKPNLLIYSSLINGMCKVGKINDAMELFSSLFEIGLQPDVYVYSAIMKGLCQQGLMDEAYKVFKDMEKVGCLPNNCCYNIIIQVSSMRIYQKHQN, encoded by the coding sequence atgatgatgaagatgccttggaggaggaagagcaggagcttccatcttcagctacaaggggcaattagtaccattcaatctccatttctattcttatttaccaattattgccattcttctacttccacacttgaagatgcacgcttcttgacaaataacttcaaatctgcTTCTTTTACCCGCCTTGATGATGCCATTGCTTCCTTCAATCATGTAATTCATAAGCATCCTCTGCCTTCTAGGATTCCATTTAATAGATTCTTATCTGCCCTTGTGAAAATGAAACAATATCACACTGTCATTTCCATGTCCAAAACAATTGAATTGGTAGGAATCTCTCACGATGTTTATTCTCTTAAcatcttaattaattgcttCTGCCACTTACATCTTGTGGATTTTGGCTTCTCTGTTTTTGGTAAGATGCTCAAATTCGGATTGGAGCCGACCACTGTGACATTTAATACCTTTATCAATGGGCTCTGTAGGGAGAGTAAAATCGATAAAGCAGTGGAATTTTTCGATGATATGGTTGCACGTGGTTATCAACCTGATGCTTATACTTATAATGTGATAGTAAACGGAATGTGTAAATTTGGGAAAACAAACGTGGCTATTGGGCTGCTAAAGGGAATGGCTGATAGAGGTTGTGAGCCAGATGTTGTGACATACAATGCAATCATTGACGCCCTTtgcaaagatgagctagttggtGAGGCTTTAGAGTTCTTCTCTAAAATGAGGAATAAGGGCATTTCACCTGATGTCATCACTTACACTGGTTTAATTCATGGTGTTTGCAAATTAGGCCAAAAGAACCAAGCTTTGGCCTTGATGAATGAAATGGTAGAGCAAAACCTGTTACCAAATGTTTATACCTTCAATGTATTGATTGATGCTCTTTGCAAGGATGGAATGGTTTCAGAGGCTCAAAATACATTCATtgtaatgattcaaagaggtgtagAGCCTGATGTTGTCACCTACAATTCCTTAATTGATGGTCTTTGCATTTCAGACCAATTCAAGGAAGCTTTGACCTTGTTAAAAGAAATGGTGGGGAGGAACATATCCCCTGATGTTTTTACCTTTAATATATTGATCGACACTCTTTGTAAGAAAGGACTGGTTTCAAATGCACAAAATATATTCAAgataatgattcaaagaggtgtggAACCTACTGTTATCACTTATAGTTCATTGATGGATGGATATTGTCTAGGCAACCAAATTGATAAGGCTAGAAAGCTATTTGATCTGATGGTGACCAATGACGTAGCTGACATTTTTAGCTACAACATTTTGATCAATGGATATTGTAAGTGCAAAATGATAGATGATGCAAAGGATATTTTTGGTGAAATGTCTCATAAAGGTTTAGTTCCTGATGTTGTTACTTATTGTACTCTTATAAAGGGTATGTTTCAAGCAGGAAGGCCCCAAAATGCAAAAGAGCTCTTTAAGGATATGTACTCTCATGGTCAACAGCCAAATATAGTAACTTTCTCAATTATGATTGATGGCTTGTGTAGACAGGGGAATCTTGATGAGGCACTcacactattgaaagcaatggaGAAAAGTCAGTTGAAGCCTAATCTTTTGATCTATAGCAGTCTGATCAATGGTATGTGCAAGGTTGGGAAGATTAATGATGCCATGGAACTTTTTTCTAGTCTTTTTGAAATTGGTTTACAAcctgatgtttatgtatatagtGCAATTATGAAAGGACTCTGCCAACAAGGATTAATGGATGAAGCGTATAAGGTATTTAAAGACATGGAAAAGGTAGGATGTTTACCAAATAATTGTTGTTATAATATCATCATTCAAGTCTCAAGCATGAGGATTTACCAAAAGCATCAGAACTAA